Proteins encoded by one window of Channa argus isolate prfri chromosome 1, Channa argus male v1.0, whole genome shotgun sequence:
- the LOC137100368 gene encoding NLR family CARD domain-containing protein 3-like — MKKQRPDSAEPSCVSMKSDRSASRNIDFKGEQPAHGRMKKQRPDSAEPSCVSIKSDRSMENPISFKVAPGQRVEQQSSEVHSDQFAQQHQPDLDSIFMLLEDNIVTFVKNQLKEIQRGLRPDYPECSESQKEDEEVLDSEYEEQRRSSRESFVKITVNFLRRMKQEELADCLQSRFDAAVCGRKLKCKLKKKFQCVFEGIAKAGNPTLLNQIYTELYITEGGTGEVNDEHEVRQIETASRKPDRPETTIRHEDIFKASPVRDGPIRTVMTKGVAGIGKTVLTQKFTLDWTEDKDNQDIQFTFPLTFRELNVLKEKKFSLVELVHHFFPETKEAGISRFEEFQVVFIFDGLDECRLPLDFHNNEILTDVTESTSVDVLLTNLIRGNLLPSARLWITTRPAAANQILPECVDIVTEVRGFTDPQKEEYFRKRFRDEEQASRIISHIKTSRSLHIMCHIPVFCWITATVLEDVLKTREGGELPKTLTEMYIHFLVVQSKLKNTKYDGGAETDPLWNKKGRKMIKSLGKVAFEQLQKGNLIFYESDLTECGIDITAASVYSGVFTQIFKEERGLYQDKVFCFVHLSVQEFLAALHVHLTFSNSGVNLLSEKESTSLWSKLFSPDLKLLCHSAVDKALQSPNGHLDLFLRFLLGLSLQNNQTLLRGLLTQTGSRSQTNQETVQYIKKKISENLSAEKSINLFHCLTELNDGSLVEEIQQSLRSGRLSTDKLSPAQWSALVFILLSSEKDLDVFDLKKYSASEEALLRLLPVVKASNKALLSGCNLSERSCEALSSVLSSQSSRLRELDLSNNDLQDSGVKLLCAGLKQHHCRLETLSLSGCLITEEGCSSLASALSSNPSHLRELDLSYNHPGDSGVNLLSAGLKEKHWRLDTLRLDHGGPQRRKPGVRKYACELELDANTVNRNLQLSDNNRKVTDVEDDQSYPDHPDRFNFWSQLLCRNVLTGRCYWEVEWRRTVYISVSYRGIRRKGVTNDCLFGANDQSWSLRCSDRGYSVRHNKKNTTISSSSVSHRVAVYVDCPAGSLSFYSVSSDKLIHLHTFNTTFTEPLYPGFRFSPGSSLSLCSV; from the exons AATTAGCTTTAAAGTTGCTCCTGGTCAAAG AGTtgagcagcagagctcagaggttcacagtgatcagtttgcccagcagcatcaaccagacctggactccatatttatg ctgctggaggacaacattgtcacttttgtgaagaaccaGCTGAAGGAGATCCAGAGGGGCCTGAGACCAGATTACCCAGAATGCTCAGAGAGTCagaaggaggatgaggaggtgttgGACAGTGAGTATGAAGAGCAGAGgcggagcagcagagagtcatttgtgaagatcacagtgaacttcctgaggagaatgaagcaggaggagctggctgactgtctgcagagca gatttgatgctgcagtgtgtggaCGTAAACTCAAGTGTAAActgaagaagaagttccagtgtgtgtttgagggcatcgctaaagcaggaaacccaacccttctgaatcagatctacacagagctctacatcacagagggagggactggagaggtcaatgatgaacatgaggtcagacagattgaaacagcatccaggaaaccagacagaccagaaacaacaatcagacatgaagacatctttaaagcctcacctgtaagagatggaccaatcagaacagtgatgacaaagggagtggctggaattgggaaaacagtcttaacacagaagttcactctggactggaccgaagacaaagacaaccaggacatacagttcacatttccattgactttcagagagctgaatgtgctgaaagagaaaaagttcagcttggtggaacttgttcatcacttctttcctgaaaccaaagaagcaggaatcagcaggtttgaagagttccaggttgtgttcatctttgacggtctggatgagtgtcgacttcctctggacttccacaacaatgagatcctgactgatgttacagagtccacctcagtggatgttctgctgacaaacctcatccgggggaacctgcttccctctgctcgcctctggataaccactcggcctgcagcagccaatcagatccttCCTGAGTGTGTAGACAtagtgacagaggtcagagggttcactgacccacagaaggaggaatacttcaggaagagattcagagatgaggagcaggccagcagaatcatctcccacatcaagacatcacgaagcctccacatcatgtgccacatcccagtcttctgctggatcactgctacagttctggaggatgtgttgaaaaccagagagggaggagagctgcccaagaccctgactgagatgtacatccacttcctggtggttcagtccaaactgaagaacaccaagtatgatggaggagctgagacagatccacTCTGGAATAAAAAGGGAAGGAAGATGATTAAGTCTCTGGGAAAAgtggcttttgagcagctgcagaaaggaaacctgatcttctatgaatcagacctgacagagtgtggcatcgatatcacagcagcctcagtgtactcaggagtgttcacacagatctttaaagaggagagaggactgtaccaggacaaggtattctgcttcgtccatctgagtgttcaggagtttctggctgctcttcatgtccatctgacattcagcaactctggagtcaatctgctgtcagaGAAAGAATCAACATCTCTGTGGTCTAAACTGTTTAGTCCTGATCTAAAACTTCTCTGCCACAGTGCTGTGGACAAGGCCTTACAGAGTCCAAACGGACACCTGGACTTGTTCCTCCGCTTCCTCCTTGGTCTTTCACTGCAGAACAATCAGACTCTCCTACGAGGCCTGCTGACCCAGACAGGAAGTAGATCACAGACcaatcaggaaacagtccagtacatcaagaagaagatcagtgagaatctgtctgcagagaaaagcatcaacctgttccactgtctgactgAACTGAATGATGGTTCTCTAGTGGAGGAGATCCAACAGTCCCTGAGATCAGGACgtctctccacagataaactgtctcctgctcagtggtcagctctggtcttcatcttactgtcatcagaaaaagatctggacgtgtttgacctgaagaaatactctgcttcagaggaggctcttctgaggctgctgccagtggtcaaagcctccaacaaagctct actgagtggctgtaacctctcagagagaagctgtgaagctctgtcctcagttctcagctcccagtcctctcgtctgagagaactggacctgagtaataatgacctgcaggattcaggagtgaagctgttgtgtgctggactgaagcaacatcactgcagactggaaactctcag tctgtcaggttgtctgatcacagaggaaggctgttcttctctggcctcagctctgagctccaacccctcccatctgagagagctggacctgagctacaatcatccaggagactcaggagtgaatttgctgtctgctggactgaagGAGAAacactggagactggacactctcag gTTGGACCATGGTGGACCACAGAGACGGAAACCTGGTGTgaggaagt atgcctgtgaactggaactggacgcaaacacagtaaacagaaacctacaactgtctgacaacaacaggaaggtgacagaTGTGGAGGATGATCagtcatatcctgatcatccagacagatttaaCTTCTGgtctcagctgctgtgtagaaatgttctgactggtcgctgttactgggaggtcgagTGGAGAAGAACAGTTTatatatcagtgagttacagaggaatcagaaggaaAGGAGTCACTAATGACTGTTTGTTTGGAGCTAACGATCAGTCCTGGAGTCTGAGGTGCTCTGATCGTGGTTACTCTGTCaggcacaataaaaaaaacacaaccatctcctcgtcctctgtctctcacagagtagcagtgtatgtggactgtcctgctggctctctgtccttctacagtgtctcctctgacaaactgatccacctccacaccttcaacaccacattcactgaacctctgtatcctgggtTCAGGTTTAGTCCTGGTTCCTCgttgtctctgtgcagtgtgtag